A stretch of Carya illinoinensis cultivar Pawnee chromosome 14, C.illinoinensisPawnee_v1, whole genome shotgun sequence DNA encodes these proteins:
- the LOC122294013 gene encoding DNA topoisomerase 2-like isoform X1, producing MTHLEDDVVALLKNRVIDMAGCLGKSVKVELNGIRVLVRAFTDYVNLYLDSAAKSEAEKPPSYHVKVNDRWEVCVSLSDGQFQQVSFVNSISTIKGGPHVDYVTSQTTTHVMNFVNKKNKSANFKAHNVKNYLWVFVNALIDNPAFDSQTKETLTLRQSSFGSKCELSQDFLTKVTKSGIVESLLSWANFKQSKYLKKSDGTKSQKIHGIEKLDDTNKAGGKESNKCTLILTEGDSIGKGSCIGQACCCGLRLLWRVPR from the exons ATGACCCATCTTGAGGACGATGTGGTTGCGCTATTGAAAAATCGGGTGATTGACATGGCTGGCTGCCTTGGAAAGTCTGTAAAGGTTGAATTAAATGGAATTAGGGTCCTTGTAAGAGCGTTTACTGACTATGTGAATCTATATTTGGATTCTGCAGCTAAATCCGAAGCCGAGAAACCTCCAAG CTATCATGTGAAAGTTAACGATAGGTGGGAGGTATGCGTGAGTCTTAGTGATGGGCAGTTTCAACAG GTCAGCTTTGTGAACTCGATTTCCACGATCAAGGGCGGACCTCATGTGGATTATGTCACTAGTCAAACTACAACCCATGTGATGAATTTCGTAAATAAAAAGAACAAGAGTGCCAATTTCAAAGCGCATAATGTGAAAAATTACTTGTGGGTTTTTGTCAATGCTCTCATTGACAACCCTGCTTTCGATTCCCAGACCAAGGAAACTCTGACGCTTCGTCAAAGCAGTTTCGGGTCCAAGTGTGAGCTATCACAGGATTTTCTTACTAAAG TCACAAAATCCGGAATTGTGGAGAGTCTCCTGTCGTGGGCAAATTTCAAGCAGAGCAAATATCTTAAGAAAAGTGATGGAACAAAGTCACAGAAGATTCATGGAATTGAAAAACTGGATGACACTAACAAAGCTGGGGGTAAGGAATCTAACAAATGTACATTGATTTTGACCGAAGGAGATTCGATCGGCAAAGGCTCTTGCA TTGGCCAAGCCTGCTGCTGTGGGTTGAGATTACTATGGCGTGTTCCCCGTTGA
- the LOC122294013 gene encoding DNA topoisomerase 2-like isoform X2, whose product MTHLEDDVVALLKNRVIDMAGCLGKSVKVELNGIRVLVRAFTDYVNLYLDSAAKSEAEKPPSYHVKVNDRWEVCVSLSDGQFQQVSFVNSISTIKGGPHVDYVTSQTTTHVMNFVNKKNKSANFKAHNVKNYLWVFVNALIDNPAFDSQTKETLTLRQSSFGSKCELSQDFLTKDIRILTLKCRRLILTYQLFYSHKIRNCGESPVVGKFQAEQIS is encoded by the exons ATGACCCATCTTGAGGACGATGTGGTTGCGCTATTGAAAAATCGGGTGATTGACATGGCTGGCTGCCTTGGAAAGTCTGTAAAGGTTGAATTAAATGGAATTAGGGTCCTTGTAAGAGCGTTTACTGACTATGTGAATCTATATTTGGATTCTGCAGCTAAATCCGAAGCCGAGAAACCTCCAAG CTATCATGTGAAAGTTAACGATAGGTGGGAGGTATGCGTGAGTCTTAGTGATGGGCAGTTTCAACAG GTCAGCTTTGTGAACTCGATTTCCACGATCAAGGGCGGACCTCATGTGGATTATGTCACTAGTCAAACTACAACCCATGTGATGAATTTCGTAAATAAAAAGAACAAGAGTGCCAATTTCAAAGCGCATAATGTGAAAAATTACTTGTGGGTTTTTGTCAATGCTCTCATTGACAACCCTGCTTTCGATTCCCAGACCAAGGAAACTCTGACGCTTCGTCAAAGCAGTTTCGGGTCCAAGTGTGAGCTATCACAGGATTTTCTTACTAAAG ACATTAGAATACTAACATTGAAGTGCAGGAGACTAATTCTTACGTACCAACTATTTTACAGTCACAAAATCCGGAATTGTGGAGAGTCTCCTGTCGTGGGCAAATTTCAAGCAGAGCAAATATCTTAA